The genomic DNA GCGATCCCGGTGGCCGAGCTCGAGTTCCGGGCCAGCCGGGCCTCCGGCCCCGGCGGGCAGGGGGTGAACACCACCGACTCGCGGGTCGAGCTCCGCTTCGACCTGGCCGGCTCGCCGTCGCTGCCGCCGGAGGCCAAGGAGCGGGCCCTGCGCCGGCTGGGCCCGCGGCTCGACTCGGGCGGCGTCCTCCGGGTGGTCGCCCAGGCCCAGCGCAGCCAGCTCGCC from Actinomycetota bacterium includes the following:
- the arfB gene encoding alternative ribosome rescue aminoacyl-tRNA hydrolase ArfB, producing the protein MSEVIRVTPEVAIPVAELEFRASRASGPGGQGVNTTDSRVELRFDLAGSPSLPPEAKERALRRLGPRLDSGGVLRVVAQAQRSQLANRRAAIERFAELLAAALYTPRPRRPTRPTRAAAARRVETKRRRSATKRLRERPRRPDDD